Proteins co-encoded in one Salvia splendens isolate huo1 chromosome 4, SspV2, whole genome shotgun sequence genomic window:
- the LOC121801363 gene encoding cyclin-D1-1-like, with protein MSLSCSDLLCGEDSNIIFAAGVDELPEYSSDIDSGPPDVEESIAGLLEDERDLAGINWPLSHESIDASTRADSVAWILKVQRYYCFQPLTAYLSVNYFDRFLYSHHLPKMNGWPLQLLSVACLSLAAKMEEPIVPSLLDLQVESSKFIFEPKNIQRMELLVLRVLEWRLRSISPFWYLSFFALKIDPTATYTGFLVSRAKEVILSTMQEVSFIEFRPSCVAAAAILSAANDLPKFSLISAQHAESWSDGLHKESITRCHQLIQKVAGKNKARKQPKVLPQLRVTTGWVSAVSSSDTSSSASSSSSSTPPPFKRRRVNSKAWVGDDKGSSD; from the exons ATGTCACTGTCGTGCTCCGACCTTCTCTGCGGCGAGGATTCCAATATCATATTCGCCGCCGGCGTGGATGAATTGCCGGAATATTCATCGGACATCGATTCCGGCCCGCCGGACGTCGAGGAATCCATCGCCGGACTTTTGGAAGACGAGAGAGATCTCGCCGGAATCAATTGGCCTCTCTCTCATGAATCGATCGACGCATCTACAAGAGCGGATTCCGTTGCATGGATTCTCAAG GTACAACGATATTACTGTTTCCAGCCACTAACGGCGTATCTCTCCGTCAACTATTTCGATCGTTTCCTTTACTCCCATCATTTGCCG AAAATGAACGGGTGGCCGTTGCAACTGTTGTCGGTTGCATGCTTGTCACTAGCTGCTAAGATGGAGGAACCCATTGTTCCTTCTCTTTTGGATCTTCAG GTTGAAAgctcaaaatttatttttgaacCAAAAAATATCCAAAGAATGGAGCTTCTGGTGCTAAGAGTCTTGGAGTGGAGACTAAGATCAATTTCTCCATTTTGGTACTTAAGCTTTTTTGCACTGAAAATCGACCCGACTGCGACATATACCGGCTTCCTTGTTTCAAGGGCAAAAGAAGTCATCCTTTCAACAATGCAAG AGGTGAGCTTCATTGAGTTTCGGCCATCATGCGTTGCTGCAGCAGCCATACTCTCCGCGGCAAACGATCTACCGAAATTCTCTTTGATCAGCGCTCAACATGCTGAATCATGGAGTGATGGACTCCACAAA GAGAGCATCACAAGATGCCACCAACTAATTCAAAAAGTGGCGGGAAAGAACAAAGCGAGGAAGCAGCCGAAGGTGTTGCCGCAGCTGCGGGTGACGACGGGGTGGGTGAGTGCTGTGTCGTCTAGTGACACGTCGTCGTCAGCCTCATCGTCGTCGTCGTCCACGCCACCACCGTTTAAGAGGAGGAGAGTGAATAGCAAGGCTTGGGTGGGTGATGACAAGGGGAGCTCTGATTAA